The genomic region TTGTTCATCAAAACAACCAAATTAGTTTGTAAGATTTTAACACACTAAAGATACGAAGAAACGTTCATCACGCTGCCATAGATAACTGTTACGCTTACATAATGTAAAATCAATAAGGAAGGATTTCATACCtaaattatatgattttgttatgtaacaatatctatttatttgtaattctgttaaaattaaaattcatatttagtgttataagactaCATACTTCGGGATGTTCTAGTCTAATTCGTGACTTAGGCTATTCTAGACCATCGTCATTTTAATTGATTTAAACTgcgaaatatttctattatttgtatctcataccaataactgtttataatacctatgataatgataatttatattagttattattaacatGGAACTGTTGTTGTAATTATTCTTATACAAGTACAAATTCCAATAGTCGTAAAACCAACATGCCTAACTTTCAGTATGTTTAAATTGTGTTGTAAACAACAGCCAATCATCGATTCGCCATTTAACTGCAAGATTAACCTAATAtttctctgtttctttgtttgtgtacATATTATGTGTCAACCATAACAAAAAATGTCCGGTTCTATTTAGTAGACAATAAAGGTTCATTAGAAAGTGCCTTAAGagaatacagtggaacccctctaaagactgagacaaactggcctgattagaggaaCTGTGATTGAATGGCCGCTTAcaggggttccactgtagtttAAAATAGTTCTTCCTATATTCACACTGTACCATCATGTTAGAATAGAGCTATGAAATAACCCTCGTGGTTTTGCGTGATCCATTAAAAAAACTATAAGGAAACCAAAACACTGATATGATCGTTTAAAAACAGCTTTAATTATAATACGACCAAGCTGACTTGTTTAACGTTTGCTCGAAATAGCAAATATTATTTATggtacatttgttgttgtttttttgctaaaTTTCGGTCAAAGCTAAGATAAGTTTATCATTCAGAGATATAAGATTCAATCCATCCTATTCGAAAAATAAGGTGTTTCTGTTTACCCAGCGAGCATTCCTCTAAAGAAATTGTATGAAGATTTCAGTTTTAGGATGTTCTAATATCTGCACTCTGTTACATACtacttttgataattttattaagaattaatGTTCTTCCTTTTAGTGATAAAAAGTCCTTCGGTAAAATCAGTGGTAAGTTAAAGTAAATCGATCGCTAAAAGACGGTGTTCTGTTGCCCGCCGTGGACAGTACTCTGCTAGCCTGTGTGGTGTCTggatacaaataaactacttataGAAACCATGTTcggtttatttaaattaatactgttgattttcttaaataaacactaaatgttttattCCAGACTTCAACTATATACAGCATTGTTTAATTTCTACTGTTTTCAAAGCACTAACCTATGAACCAAGTCTCTTCATTGATCTTTGACAGACACTAACTAGGTCAAGTGAAGGTCCACCTTAagtgtttttaccattttaattaAGGCAAACCATTTAATTATTAGATACCAACATAGTTTACATCTAAAGTTACCTGTTCTTCATTGAGAAACCATTGCAATGTGGGAACTTCTTTACATAGCGGAGTCGTACAATTTGCAGTGACAGATTCGGCCACATGATAACTTGATTTTTGTCCACTAATCTGAGGCCCGTCCTTAGCtggaaaataatagaataaattgACGTGCTATAtgttaatgataataaatacaaGGGAAGGTTATAGTGCTTCAGAGATTTcggtgatataaaaaaaaaaacttgagaaATGACATTCTTATCAtaataaataccaaaatattGCTGTAAACAAATCGTTAATACAAAGAAACTTGAATAGATTTAATTTTCTAGTTATTTCGAATACGTAAAGATAAGATGTCAAATCAAACTCGATATTGTTGAAACTACTTAAATCTCACCTTAAATTATGTAGTCTATACTGTTTGTCTATATCATAACCCCTCTAGCTAATCCCCCTAGAGACTAAATAGTTAAATTTAATGTACGTAATCACAGGAAGTTGTGACACATTACAAAACTTGACCTCCATGAggttaatttaataatgttttatatcgtATTGGCCGTCCATAAATATACCAAGAACTGCTAATTTGTTGTGAACAAAGTTGTGTCGCACTTGGTTATATGTAACTGTTTTGTTATGAACAAAGTTGTGTCGTATTTGGTTAGATGTAGCTGTTTTTGTTATGAACGTAGTTTATCTTTAATCATTCTCTTTTCTCTAGTTGCTTTCTACAGTACACCACGTTTATCTTTAATCATTCTCTATTCTCTAGTTGCTTTCTACAGTACACCACGTTTTTCTTTAATCATTCTCTATTCTCTCGCTGTTTTCTTACAGTACACCACGTTTATCTTTAATCATTCTCTGGCTGTTTTCTTACAGTACACCACGTTTATCTTTAAACATTCTCTATTCTCTAGTTGCCTTCTGCAGTACACCACGCTTATCTTTAAACATTCTCTGGCTGTTTTCTTACAGAACATCATGTTTATCTTTAATCATTCTCTATTCTCTAGCTGTTTTCCTGCACTACGTcttgtttatctttaaccattcTCTAGCTGTTTTCATACAGTACATCACCTTTATCTTTAACCATTCTCTAGCTGTTTTCATACAGTACATCACCTTTATCTTTAACCATTCTCTAGCTGTTTTCATGCAGTACATCACCTTTATCTTTAACAATTCTCTAGCTGTTTTCATACAGTACTTCACGTTTATTTTGTGGACCGTAagaatatttcttctttattatgAATTGCTCTTTAATTTGTTCAAACCTTATGGCGCCCCTGGTGGAAAAGGTTATAAACCTAGTGGTCCTTATTCGTTGTCAACAGTTCTTTTAGCAACATGTTAAGTTATCGAAAGATATCTAGTAATATGGCAGGTTATCAAATCATAATAGGTAATATGGAATATTCAACGCTGAAATCCACAGAATAAATGGTAAATAGTCAACGGATTGTTTTATGATGCCTAAAGTGACGAATTTTCTTTCCAATAGGTGTCACTCGTGTATGTGACACTATATCCACTGATGGATCATTCGAATGGTACAAAGTCAGCCGTTCTGGGTGTTCACTTCACTGTTCAAGAAAATCACTTTCATAACGGAGAAATGAGGCTTAACTGTACAGCAACGTTCGTCAAGACTGTAAACACAGTTCACGTGGAAACTGTAATAGGAGCTAACCAGCAGAGCTCAGGGTTACAATCCCCCACAAAAGAAGGCAGGAGTGAGTAATATAGAACTTACAGCAGGGTTTCGAACATTAAATAAGTTCAGAAAAAAATTCAACGAAAAAACACTTAATAGGGTTAAGGTTGTGATATAGAGTATTTGTTTCCTGAACggtaaactaataaattaatacaagCCTTAGTAGGGTTAAGGTTGAGATGCAGAGAATTTGTTACCTGAACGGTTAACTAATAAATGAATACAAGCCTTAGTACGTTTAAGGTTGTGATACAGAGTATTATTACTAAAACGGAtaactaacaaattaaaacaagCCTTAGAAGGGTTAAGGTTGATGTGCAGAGTATTTGTTAAAACAAGCTTTTAGGGTTAAGGTAGAAATACGAAGTATTTGTTTCCTGAACggttaactaataaattaatacaagCCTTAGTAGGGTTAAGGTTGAGATACAGAGTATTTATTACCTGAACggttaactaataaattaatacaagCCTTAGTAGGGTAATGTTGTGATACAGAGTATTTGTTACCTGAACGATTAATACAAGCCTTAGTAGGGCTAAGGTTGAGATACACAGTATTTATTACCTGAACGgttaaactaataaattaatacaagCCTTAGTAGAGTAAGGTTCAAATACAGAGTATTTATTACctgaaatgttaattaataagtGAATACAAGTCTTTGTAGATTTAAGAATAATATACAGAGTATTTATTACCTGAACGGTTAACTAATACAAGCCTTAGTAGGGTTAAAGTTCAGATACAGAGTATTTACTACCTGATCGATTAACTAATAAATGAATACAAGCCTTAGTAGGGTTAAAGTTCAGATACAGAGTATTTACTACCTGAACGATTAACTAATAAATGAATACAAGCCTTGGTAGGGTAAAGGTTGTGATACAGGGTATTATTACCTGAACggttaactaataaattaatacaagCCTTAGTAGGGTTAAGGTTGAGATAGAGTATTTGTTACCTGATtggttaaataataaattaatacaagtCTTAGTAGGGTTAAGGTTGTGATACAGAGTATTATCAACTGAACAGTTAACTAGTAAACTACTACAAGCCTTAGTAGGGTTAAGGTTGAGATGTAGAGTATTTGTGACCTGAACggttaaataataaatgaatgcaAGCCTTAGTAGGGTTATGGTTGATATGGAGAGTAGTTCTTACTTCAACAGTTggctaataaattaatataaactttagttGGGTTAAGATTTGTATACAGAGTATTTCTTACCTGAATAGTTAACTACTACATCAATACAAGCCTCAGTAGGGTTAAGGTTCATATATGTAGTAGTTCTTACATCAACAGTTAGCTGATAGATGAATATAATTTACTTATTGTTAACACTAGCGTATCACAGCCATCCTCCTTTATCGGTGTACATATATTCcattatatcttggtgtaaactACATATATCCGGTAAAATTTAACCTGTATTAGTATCCTTTCACCAACCCCCTTGAGTTTTCATTCCATTCTCAACTTACAGCAGAACAAAACGTAAAGTCACTCGAATTCCACTTTATATATATTCACAACTTCCATATAAAAGCAGGAACCTGGTAATGTACTAACGCTGAGTTATTTTGATACTAACGGAAACTACTCACAACTACAGGTTTTGTTTCCAATTCGGtcaaatttttttttctccttcagGATCTGGAGGAGCTAACTCCTTGGGATGCTGTGTTTGGAAGCCGTTATTTACTATTCTTTTAAGCCTGTGGTTTGTTTGCGGTTAACAAGACATATCTATTCCCTGTGTTTTCATGAAAGAACTGTTACCTGGCTTGGTTTTGGTATCAAGTCCTTACGACAACAAAGTTTCCGAGACTTAAAAATGACCAAATTCGTCTCTTACTTTGTGCAGAGGGCGTGTTACAATAAATCGTTTTATTTATGTGTTCGATCtaatacaaacaaaagaacaCAGTTTCAAGAGTCTCCTTAATTTCAATTAAACCAAACCTAGTTTATTTCTATAGTAagaaaaggtgtttttttttaatcacagaaTTGGATTCAGGTAACAAAGCTGAAGAGAAAAACCTTTAGGCAAAACGAATGTCTTTTCTTGGCCCCAGTGGACTTCGATGTTTTATTTGATTCAGTCTGTGATACGTTTAATGCCAGTTTATAGAATTACAAAGTTTGTAAAATCAATTACAAGTGActgtttaaaacttatttctcAGGCGAAGATGAAGGTTATGATATGTCGATGAGAATAAGATATGTTATGGTAAAGCTTTCACAGGTGTTGTTTGATCGTTGTTTTAGAAGTCTAACAAacattctgtttaattattttctgtaacCCATCAAACAACAAGTAAACTTCCATTGTCTGATCATGTCAATTAAAAGTATTGAGGAAAATTTAAACAACgagttttgtttcattgttttgtttcaagtaaacaactaCTTTATAACTGTTGTTAAGTTCAATCATTCTATTCATACATAAATTTCAGACTAAAATACAACTTACGCCTTCctgtaaagttaaataatttgttgatgAACATAGGAAAAGTTCTAATTGTATATTTCGTACTTTTAAAAAAAACGCAAATTATAGAGAAGAGggagaactgtgaagttataatgacGTCAAATAAAATCAGATAGTCGAGGTAAAAGTGATATAtcgtaaaatgtaaaaatatatagtcCTTTAGTTATCAGTAGTAACAAAACATGTAGCTTATcgtagaaaatataattatatagtcCTTTAGTTATCAGTAGTAACATAgctgtttatttatgtaaaactgGCATGCTATAGTACTAGCAATAAACCAGAGAAGATATTacgatttattttatttgctaaaatTCACGTTTtggtaagaaaaataaattaacgaATAAATACAGAACCAGTTAATATGATAAAGAATTGTGATAATTGTGTAATAAACCTTAAGGTAACGAGTGTGGTATTTTAcaccaacaaacacacacaaattaattatCGTAACAACATTTAACAGAAGTTAATAAATATGAACTACCTTATCATTTACTTTCACATTTTTCTACATATAGTCAACtctttttatcaataaacgaAACGTTATAGGTGCTATTATCTCCTTACCTTCTCTGAAGACACAGCTACGTATCAGACACGTTAAATTTTAAAGAGTCCAAATAAATCTACAAATAAACACAGAACGCATATctagaagttaaaaaataattaagaaataaccaGATTCgttttataaacgtttttattaatCGCGGTTCAAACTCGAAGATACCGAAGATAAAACCACTTTTTATAGTTGTATCTTTAAGAACTTCGAAATACCTACAATGTTGAGTCAAAatagaattataattaattaacataagTTGTTAATTACCAGTGTTTTATTTAACACGGCTGAGTTATCACAGTTTCTTACTGAACTAATCAGACGTTGTCACCAACGACGCGGGAGATTTAAAAGAGAATTTTTATCAGCATCATTAAAATAcccttctaaaaaagggcactccgaaattgtttgaccacctaaattcactttttaacccATCTCCATCCTCatgatacatcccagtttcttggaagcttgcaaatatattaatgttccataaggaaggaaagccagcaaataaacctaatagctaccgaccaatcagcctgaccagctgtgtaggcaaaattcttgaaagaataatcagtaatagactctccacattcttggagataacatcaaaattaccaaaagaacaaaatggattcaggaaatttagacaaacgacagaccacctaatcagattaaccgaaaccataatagatagcttcgataaaaaataatgtactgtcgcttgcttccttgatatcgagaaagcattcgacactgtttggcacaatggtctaaggttccgaattaatgaaatggaactaccgtgAGGAATTCTTCGCTGGTTATctaaactttttgtaaaatagaaagtgtagagtaaatgttgaaggaacattttctgaatactttactccagaagctggtgtccctcagggaggggtggttagccctatactcttcatcatgtatgtaaacaatatgctaCTGAgggatcctaatcatggattatcttcacagttcgcagatgatgtggcagtctggaaaagtgccgcaacacccacgatagcagccactaacatacaaccgcaactaaatagaataagtgaatactgtcaaaaatatagaataaaaataaacacaactcgtagtctttacgaaattggcaaaacacaaaaaacaacagccagaattatatatgaatggcacactactccagattgccccatcggcaaaatttttagatctgacctatgattcaaaactaacttggatcaatcatatgaacgaaattaaaaataaagtctggcgaagaactaactatgctaggagtctaactggtaaaaacagtggagaatctacagataacatactaaaaatctataaaacatatattagatctgtaatagattatgcagctccagcatgtataactgtaaacaataaaataattaaaaccaaactacaaacaatccaaaacgcacttctcacaactgcatacagagttccaagaacgatatcatctcagttcattcataaatactcgaacataccaaccataccagatacaatcctacatagtacaataatgtactttaataagaattggatgaaaaacgaattactatgcgaactagacaggtacctcatacatgatgaagctagtcctaaatatctctcctcagttaacttatattttaaatataaaaataaataataaaaataatatatgtatatatatatacattaatatatatatatatatatattaaataataaaaataatatatatatatattaaatgataaaaataatatatatatatattaaacaataataaaaatgccaccaacaaacttgacattcagctgacagaataaaataattactatatatgagccacaatacatgtacattgccctgaaaaggatcaaaataatattcagttctacaattataaataccattccgacaagaacataagtacgaggaggaggaagaggtcatagagaatcttaccctccagggtatgaacttttcttacccaaacaccgaaaGAGATTCCAGTTAAAAATACCTACCGCAAATTTTAACATATATCATGAACTCTCTCAACCATGGATAAATTCGTAgtactacacatcaatatccagggtgctatGAGATTGAAGATATAACAAACTCCATATAACCAGATGTTTTTGTAATTAGTGAAACTGCCCtctataactaccatagattcaAAATAAAAGGATACTCCATTATCAGACACGACAGGAAGGATAAAAGATATCCCAACCGAggaattttattattgtacagaactgaacttatagttcaggaacttaaaCTACCTTCCTCTAACAAATCAGTAATCATAAACATAAGAACGTAAAATAATACTGACGTAACTGTGGCGGGCATTTATTGCTCGCCGAGCAAAGTATTAGATGCAAATCTTTTGCATTCCATATATAATCAAAATCCCAATATAGTAATTACAGGAGATTTAAATAGTAAACATTTAACATTCAACTGTAGATGTACAAACCCTAATGGTAAAATACGTTATTAATTTCAAACTGAAACTAATATCATATTATTAaatgatgcaacaccgacacataccTCGTACGCAcgtggcaccagtgaaatactggacctatgttCGTACAATGAGTCATAAATTTGTAaactttcatgttggtcacgatttaGACAGTGACCACttcccagtttggtgtatcttcaatctcactcccaacttaaacaaaattaaagataaactaaattataaaaaaaaaaaagctaattaGCCACTATTTCAAACTGTCAAACTAAACTTTACCACTTGAAGTACTACATTTTGCCGCGGaagcatcagatatagatgcgtATTGTCATATAATCTCTGCGTGTCTGAAACATACAGCtcaataccgaaacaaaaacacttcacaacaacacactcatggcaaccacatcaagaaataatacactttATTAAAGACAGAAGAAAACTACGCAGACAGTACATACAAAATCGAAACCCCGCACTAAGAACACAAATAAACACTCTAAGAAATTAGATAAGACATCTAATCCGACAACGAAAACAAGATAACTGGGACAACTTCTGTTCAGAACTAAATCacaaaacagataaaaacaattctggacacgCTTAAAAAGATATACGAATACAGGATCAAGAAACAAAGAATACCCACAACTCGAACTAGATGAAAAAACAGTGTACACTAACATGGAAAAAGCTGAGGTCTTTCAAAAACGTTCAAAACTCTTCATGAACCAGaatgaac from Tachypleus tridentatus isolate NWPU-2018 chromosome 1, ASM421037v1, whole genome shotgun sequence harbors:
- the LOC143253095 gene encoding uncharacterized protein LOC143253095 isoform X2 produces the protein MYFYSILYCKVSLVYVTLYPLMDHSNGTKSAVLGVHFTVQENHFHNGEMRLNCTATFVKTVNTVHVETVIGANQQSSGLQSPTKEGRKLDSGNKAEEKNL
- the LOC143253095 gene encoding uncharacterized protein LOC143253095 isoform X1 — encoded protein: MYFYSILYCKVSLVYVTLYPLMDHSNGTKSAVLGVHFTVQENHFHNGEMRLNCTATFVKTVNTVHVETVIGANQQSSGLQSPTKEGRRSGGANSLGCCVWKPLFTILLSLWFVCG